One genomic region from Remersonia thermophila strain ATCC 22073 chromosome 1, whole genome shotgun sequence encodes:
- a CDS encoding mitochondrial 37S ribosomal protein uS8m, producing MGIHSVTNAAIHLQNAARARLGLTSIPNTKYNLRLALAMHRAGLLASVTRGGPRPPPPEAVLSGDDGEEVTSANVATRRIWVGLKYWNNEPVIKNVKPISKPSRLVTASLGDLQKVTRGFKSGMVQGLTLGESLFVSTDRGVLEAREAVEKKVGGLVLCRVS from the coding sequence ATGGGCATCCACAGcgtcaccaacgccgccatccacctcCAAAacgcggcccgggcccgcctcggcctcacCTCGATCCCCAACACCAAGTACAAcctgcgcctcgcgctcgccatGCACCGcgcgggcctgctcgcctCCGTcacgcgcggcgggcccaggcccccgccgcccgaggccgtcctgtcgggcgacgacggcgaggaggtgacGTCGGCCAACGTGGCCACCCGCCGCATCTGGGTCGGCCTCAAGTACTGGAACAACGAGCCCGTCATCAAGAACGTCAAGCCCATCTCCAAGCCGAGCCGCCTCGTGACGGCCTCGCTCGGCGACCTCCAAAAGGTGACGCGCGGGTTCAAGTCCGGCATGGTCCAGGGCCTGACCCTCGGCGAGTCGCTCTTTGTGAGCACCGACcgcggcgtgctcgaggcgcgggaggcggtggagaagaaggtcggcggcctggtgcTTTGCCGCGTGTCATGA